CATGTTCTATCATGGCTAAATCTCACCACAGACGCTTTATACCCACTCGCTTCACCAGCGATGATGATCATGTGCTTTGCGGTTGTAATTCGTATGCTCAACATGGTGATCATTAACGGTATCATTCGCGCTGGTGGTGATAATGCGTTCTGTCTTCGCATGGACTTCATTGCGATGTGGATGGTCGGCATTCCTGTTTGTGTTTACGGCGCATTTGTCGCGGGATGGGACTTCAAGTACATCTATGGCCTGATGTTAGTTGAAGAAGTGGTGAAGCTGGCTATTTGTTCACACCGTTATTTGAGTCGCCGTTGGATCAACAACCTGACGGTTACTTATGAAGAACCACAAGCGGCTTAAGCTTTTGAAGTAATCAACTATTTGAACGAAATGACGCAAAAAACAGAAAAGGTCTGAGAAATCAGACCTTTTTTGTTTCTGGAAGCATAGCCTCTAGCGCACCCGCTACTTCCTATTCATTCGGATATGGCGATTAGATACGTTCGGGAGTGGCTTTTCTGGCACTTTCCGTTTCTCATGAATCAAATGTCGAATAGCTAAAATAGGATGCTTGAGCAACATTCGTGGCCCTGCATAGCGCATCACCAAACGCATCTGCTCTTTCGGGGCAGGTTTATAGCAATGAATCGGACACTTATTGCAGGTTGGTTTTGCTTCGCCATAAGGGCATCTATCAAGCCGTGTTTCTGCGTAACGTAACAGCTGCTCACACTCTTCACATAACGCGTTATTCTGACGAGTTTCACCGTGGTGATCTTTGCAGTATATGTGCACCATCGCGATAACGGTTTTGTACTCCGTCGCAAGTTCGCCTTGTAGAATATTGTTATGTTGGAACATGATTAATTATCCAGAGAGAGGCTATACAGGTTGAGATTTACGCTTTCACTTATCACGTCTTCAACCCGCTCGAACGCAAAGCCAAGTTTAGTCAGTAGTGCGATGCTTCGAATGTTATCAGAGGTAGTGATAGCAACTAAATGATCAATATCAGCATTCTGCTTAGCTTGTTCAATTATCGCCTCCGCTGCTTCTTGGGCAAAACCTTGACCGTAAAACTCCGGAGCAAAACCGTAGCCAACATCATGCGACTCTAAACTATCCCTCTTAATTAACCCGCAAACTCCAATTGGCGTTGAGGTTGCTTTCACTTCTACCATCAACAAACAAACACCCTTCTCTTGATGCATCTTAAGGATGTTGTTCTCGATATACTCTTCAGCTTTTGCCGTGTTGGTTATCTCTTTGTCTCCGATATAACGCAAGAAGTCTTCTGAGCTATACAACCTTTGGATAAATTCCGCATCTTCAGTTGTGATCATTCTTAATCTTAAACGAGCGGTTTCTACTGCCTGCATGACGATATTTCCTTGCTGAATACCATGTAAATATTGAGTTCTAGAGCTAAAATGATTATCCTCCACCGCCTAAACTAAATACAAGGCTATGCAGCAATGAACCGTAAGAAAAAAATTAATCAAATTCTAAAAAAGAAGCAGAAAAAAGCGAATTCTAAACTGCATACAAGTAATAAGCCTCGCTACATTTCTAAAGCTGAACGCGCAAAAATGGAAGCAGAAGAACAGGCTCAAGCAGCGCAAGCGGAAGGTGCTGTCGAAGGAACTGTTGAAGCTGAAGAAACTAAAGCTGCAG
The window above is part of the Vibrio chagasii genome. Proteins encoded here:
- a CDS encoding nitrous oxide-stimulated promoter family protein, translated to MFQHNNILQGELATEYKTVIAMVHIYCKDHHGETRQNNALCEECEQLLRYAETRLDRCPYGEAKPTCNKCPIHCYKPAPKEQMRLVMRYAGPRMLLKHPILAIRHLIHEKRKVPEKPLPNVSNRHIRMNRK
- a CDS encoding GNAT family N-acetyltransferase; translation: MQAVETARLRLRMITTEDAEFIQRLYSSEDFLRYIGDKEITNTAKAEEYIENNILKMHQEKGVCLLMVEVKATSTPIGVCGLIKRDSLESHDVGYGFAPEFYGQGFAQEAAEAIIEQAKQNADIDHLVAITTSDNIRSIALLTKLGFAFERVEDVISESVNLNLYSLSLDN
- a CDS encoding DUF2986 domain-containing protein, with the protein product MNRKKKINQILKKKQKKANSKLHTSNKPRYISKAERAKMEAEEQAQAAQAEGAVEGTVEAEETKAAE